The Gracilimonas sediminicola sequence GGAATAGCGTGTGTGGTATCAACAATGATAATTACAGGTTGTATGATGCCGGGGGCAGAAATGCTAAACAAAGTGCCCATCAATTCAGTGAGTGTGGAAGTACTGGATCAGGAAGGTAATCCTATTCAGGGAGCACAAGTAGAAGCTTCAAATGGCCGGAAAACCACCACAGGTGCAGACGGTACCGCAAAAATCAGGTTCGGTTCGTTGGGTATTCACAATATTGCAGTATATGCCGACAATTATATGCCGAATAATATGATTGTGACCATGCCTGCTGATAACAAGAAAACGGTTACCGCCCGGCTGACCGGAGAGGTGCAAATGGCATCCCTGAATTTCGGGATTAACATGAACGTGAATATGTACCCGATGATGTTTAACTACTTGTTTACAGGATACGGGTATGAGCTGGAGGTAGAAGATTACCCGGAAGGCGGTTGGACTCAGTGGCAGATTTCGGATGGTGAAGGTGAAATTGGCACCATCATGAAGAAGGGTTTCCTGAAAGAACTGGATAATGGCCAACAGTGGTGGCAAATTGTGATGTTTGAGGAAGATGAGGACGAACCGGTTTACATAGCGGAAGTACTGTTTTCGGAAGAAAGACAGCAAATTGTACGTTTGCGTGAGAAAATGGGAGACTCCGAACCCCAG is a genomic window containing:
- a CDS encoding carboxypeptidase-like regulatory domain-containing protein; amino-acid sequence: MIITGCMMPGAEMLNKVPINSVSVEVLDQEGNPIQGAQVEASNGRKTTTGADGTAKIRFGSLGIHNIAVYADNYMPNNMIVTMPADNKKTVTARLTGEVQMASLNFGINMNVNMYPMMFNYLFTGYGYELEVEDYPEGGWTQWQISDGEGEIGTIMKKGFLKELDNGQQWWQIVMFEEDEDEPVYIAEVLFSEERQQIVRLREKMGDSEPQEKPVSEGWYSQPQKLTQESIEGAVAAKGVSVQVPKGTFTADLIDFGVAPEISLKLWRVTSESVPGGVVKSSTMEGEEVISSLELIDYGTNAESMLNSF